A region from the Bacillota bacterium genome encodes:
- a CDS encoding ECF transporter S component, producing the protein MDDRNTRTVKFITQTAVLLAITLAVQMLGLPQPFTGPAVNAMLLLTCIYVGIAGGVIVGLLTPWIAFLRGILAPPLAPMIPFIMLGNAVLVIVFGLARRFWGKGVAGSAAGIVIGAIVKYLVLSSAVRFLVEVPPKIAVAMQTPQLVTALVGGVAALVIERALNAALRRG; encoded by the coding sequence ATGGATGATAGAAATACGCGTACAGTGAAGTTCATCACCCAAACTGCCGTCTTGCTCGCTATTACGCTTGCCGTCCAGATGCTGGGCCTCCCGCAGCCATTCACGGGGCCGGCGGTCAACGCCATGCTCCTCCTGACATGCATATATGTCGGGATCGCGGGCGGCGTCATAGTGGGGCTCCTGACGCCATGGATCGCCTTCCTGCGCGGCATCCTCGCGCCGCCCCTCGCCCCGATGATCCCCTTTATCATGCTGGGGAATGCCGTCCTGGTGATCGTCTTCGGCCTCGCGAGGAGATTCTGGGGGAAAGGGGTCGCGGGCTCCGCCGCAGGGATAGTCATCGGCGCCATCGTAAAATATCTCGTCCTTTCCTCCGCTGTGCGATTTCTCGTCGAGGTCCCGCCCAAGATCGCCGTGGCGATGCAGACACCCCAGCTGGTTACAGCTCTCGTGGGCGGGGTTGCGGCCCTCGTGATCGAGCGCGCGTTGAACGCGGCTCTACGCAGAGGGTAG